The genomic DNA AAAGACTAGCGTTTCTTCTTTCATAAGATTTCAATGGCAAGTAAAGAATAAGATTGCAGATCCGGGTAACCCCCGCAAGCAAATGTAGCAGTCAGTTTATCACAGGCAGAGCTCAGGCAATAAAAAAGGGATCAACAGAATTGATCCCTTTTTTACGTAAAGTCCCCTTCCGGGGAAATCCCTATCCCGGAATACGGGAAATATATTTTTCAATCTCTTTAATCTGGTTCAGCACCTCTTTAGTAGTTGGTTTGCAAGCCTTAGCCTTGCGGAAAAAGTCTTTCGCCGCCCTGAACTCCCTTTTATTCATAAAGATCTGGCACATGCTCAGGTAGGCAACCGCTTCACTTTCCTTGTCGGCCAGGCCAGCGCGGATAGCAGCGCGGATATAGCTTTCACCATTACGCAGGTCGCCTTTTTGCATAGCCATCATACCCAGCTGTAATTTATTGGCGCCTTCGGCTTCCGGCATTGGTGCGCCCAGGGAAGAGCTCTTTTTGAGATGCTTTTCGGCAGTATCGAAATCCTGGGTAGCCATAGCCAGATGGCCTTTCAGCGTATAATAAGTAGAACGGATAGGCTTGTAAAGCAGGTTGGGAAACCAGATAGACTTGAGGATCTTTTCCACCTCTTCCATATTCCCCGCCTCCATGGGCTCCTGTATAAGACGCATAGGACCAATGAAAAAATGACCCGCAATAGCAATAACACCAATGAGATAAAGGATAAAGGCCGGCCAGAAACCTGCGTTCACATTCACAACAACAGCCAGAACGATCGCGAGAATTCCAAGCCAGAAACGATATTTAATCAGCAAATTGTAAAACTTCATACACCTGTTTTCGAGCGGCAAAGATAGGGGTTTACACAAAATTGGGATTTTAGATTGCCGGAATGCATGATTCCACTATTTTTGCAGTCCCGAAAAATCATTTTCGGTGCTGGTCCCGTAGTTCAATGGATAGAATAGAAGTTTCCTAAACTTTAGATACAAGTTCGATTCTTGTCGGGACTACAGATTTTAAAAAGACGTCGCAAAATCGGCGTCTTTTCTTTTTTATTACATACTGCCTCCATACCGCGCCGGAAACAAATGCAGCTAATTGTTTAAAAAGCCGGTCGATGCAACTGCCATTGGCTGTGATCCGGGAACATAGGCTAACTCCTGTC from Filimonas effusa includes the following:
- a CDS encoding tetratricopeptide repeat protein, with amino-acid sequence MKFYNLLIKYRFWLGILAIVLAVVVNVNAGFWPAFILYLIGVIAIAGHFFIGPMRLIQEPMEAGNMEEVEKILKSIWFPNLLYKPIRSTYYTLKGHLAMATQDFDTAEKHLKKSSSLGAPMPEAEGANKLQLGMMAMQKGDLRNGESYIRAAIRAGLADKESEAVAYLSMCQIFMNKREFRAAKDFFRKAKACKPTTKEVLNQIKEIEKYISRIPG